One region of Bufo gargarizans isolate SCDJY-AF-19 unplaced genomic scaffold, ASM1485885v1 original_scaffold_1822_pilon, whole genome shotgun sequence genomic DNA includes:
- the LOC122923703 gene encoding WAP four-disulfide core domain protein 5-like isoform X1: protein MAPVTGSLILLILCCAGALADYYDEPPRLPEKPGQCPLEPLAESPPNISPDRCKSDDDCYGKQKCCRVRGARRCINLIVEKHGTCPPPPLTDCPSDLPPGNCEVDSDCPGNKKCCFINCIPECIIV from the exons ATGGCACCGGTGACCGGCTCTCTCATTCTTCTAATTTTGTGCTGTGCAGGGGCCTTAGCAGACTACTATGACGAACCACCACGACTACCAG AGAAACCTGGACAATGTCCCCTAGAACCATTAGCAGAGAGTCCTCCTAACATTTCTCCTGATCGGTGCAAATCGGACGATGACTGTTATGGAAAACAAAAGTGCTGCAGGGTTCGGGGCGCCAGACGATGCATAAATCTCATCGTGG AGAAGCACGGAACatgcccaccaccaccactgaccGATTGCCCATCCGATCTGCCACCTGGAAATTGTGAAGTGGACAGTGATTGTCCAGGAAACAAGAAATGCTGCTTCATAAATTGTATCCCAGAGTGCATCATTGTGTAA